In Gossypium arboreum isolate Shixiya-1 chromosome 5, ASM2569848v2, whole genome shotgun sequence, a single genomic region encodes these proteins:
- the LOC108451898 gene encoding probable WRKY transcription factor 7 has protein sequence MTVELKMVYGGDGGGSFARKVVETALKEAANSGIQGVEELITLMSKNQELFNPDVSIKTATPSGSAESAMDIQAVTDKTVNSFKEVISLLDRPRIGHARFRRAPVLHPNQDTEQASKKIQEPETASSSFQVTKDQVSAFKPFCFTPSYRLPPLPHSRPQSKRSPPLIAKIGVLQRNESPSTINFSSSRTLSAGNSFISSSTGNTDSFQPSGFQFTSPSHVPSSGKPPLFSTLKRKCNSLDSAALKYGSFSRRCHCSKKRKSKLKKVIRVPAISNKTADIPPDEYSWRKYGQKPIKGSPHPRGYYRCSSVKGCPARKHVERALDEPMMLIVTYEADHNHSHNSTDVSPALILESS, from the exons ATGACCGTGGAATTGAAGATGGTATACGGCGGTGATGGTGGTGGTAGTTTTGCAAGAAAAGTGGTGGAAACTGCTTTGAAAGAAGCTGCAAATTCTGGGATTCAGGGTGTTGAAGAATTGATAACGTTGATGTCTAAAAATCAAGAGCTTTTCAATCCagatgtttctattaaaactgcTACTCCATCAGGTTCAGCAGAGTCAGCCATGGATATCCAAGCTGTTACAGATAAGACTGTTAACTCTTTCAAAGAGGTTATTTCTTTATTGGATCGACCGAGAATCGGCCATGCTCGATTTAGACGAGCCCCTGTTCTTCACCCAAACCAAGATACAGAACAAGCTTCGAAGAAGATTCAAGAGCCAGAGACAGCGTCTTCTTCTTTTCAAGTAACCAAAGATCAAGTGTCTGCTTTTAAGCCTTTTTGTTTTACCCCAAGTTATAGGTTGCCTCCTTTGCCTCATAGTCGCCCCCAGAGTAAAAGAAGTCCTCCTTTGATAGCAAAGATTGGTGTTTTGCAAAGAAACGAATCGCCTAGTACCATAAATTTCTCATCTTCGCGTACTTTGTCTGCTGGGAATTCATTTATTTCTTCCTCAACAGGAAATACTGATAGCTTTCAGCCATCCGGTTTCCAATTTACTAGTCCTTCTCACGTCCCTTCTTCTGGCAAACCTCCATTGTTTTCCACTTTGAAAAGGAAGTGCAATTCATTGGATAGTGCTGCTCTTAAATATGGTTCATTCTCTCGCCGTTGCCATTGCTCCAAGAAAAG GAAATCAAAATTGAAGAAGGTCATTAGAGTTCCAGCTATTAGCAACAAGACGGCTGATATTCCTCCTGATGAATATTCATGGAGAAAATATGGGCAGAAACCAATCAAGGGGTCCCCTCATCCAAG GGGGTATTACAGATGCAGCAGCGTCAAAGGCTGCCCTGCCAGGAAACATGTAGAGCGAGCTCTAGATGAACCGATGATGCTGATTGTAACATATGAAGCTGACCACAATCATAGCCATAACAGCACCGATGTCTCACCTGCTTTGATCCTGGAATCATCTTAA
- the LOC108450864 gene encoding uncharacterized protein LOC108450864, whose product MENRETSGAGKAIAEELIPKKVHFRQEDGDSNNDMMIDLTSEQPVSWKDKLIGQSSKNESTGSEGREDFVIMDGDIQKSFVNGMPSITFSDRVHQFLIQGMENTVILKLLGCNIGFSVLQNKLYNLWRPSVTLHIMDIENEYFLVKFQNKLDYEMALSEGPWIIFGQYLTVQPWTVSFDPSQAYPSIVKAWIRFPGLPGYLYNHKIIFEIGGMVGKVVKLDMNIDSRARGCFARMAVYVDLDKPLVSQILINGRKQNVEYESLSTICFSCGRYGHVENSCMFRNSGVTGEKSLTAHEESSGI is encoded by the coding sequence ATGGAAAACAGAGAGACTTCTGGTGCCGGAAAAGCCATCGCAGAGGAGTTGATCCCGAAGAAAGTTCACTTTAGACAGGAAGACGGAGATTCTAACAACGATATGATGATCGATCTGACCTCGGAGCAGCCCGTTTCGTGGAAAGATAAACTTATCGGTCAATCATCAAAGAATGAGAGTACTGGTTCGGAAGGAAGAGAGGATTTTGTTATTATGGATGGCGACATTCAAAAATCTTTTGTGAATGGAATGCCTTCTATAACTTTCTCGGACAGGGTTCATCAATTTTTAATACAAGGTATGGAGAATACCGTGATTTTAAAATTGCTTGGTTGTAACATAGGTTTTTCAGTTTTGCAGAATAAATTATACAATCTGTGGAGACCTTCAGTAACCCTACATATAATGGATATTGAGAATGAATATTTTCtggttaaatttcaaaataagttGGACTATGAAATGGCTCTTTCTGAAGGCCCTTGGATTATCTTTGGACAATACTTGACGGTTCAGCCTTGGACGGTATCTTTTGATCCCTCTCAGGCATACCCAAGCATTGTAAAGGCGTGGATCAGGTTTCCTGGTTTACCGGGGTACTTATACAaccataaaattatttttgagatAGGAGGGATGGTTGGAAAAGTGGTTAAGCTCGACATGAACATTGACAGTAGAGCTAGAGGGTGTTTTGCTAGAATGGCGGTTTATGTTGACTTGGATAAGCCTTTGGTTTCCCAAATCTTGATTAATGGAAGAAAACAGAACGTGGAATATGAGTCTCTATCCACAATCTGTTTTAGCTGTGGAAGATATGGTCACGTGGAAAACTCTTGTATGTTCAGGAATTCAGGTGTCACCGGAGAAAAGAGTCTTACTGCACATGAAGAGTCGTCGGGGATTTAG
- the LOC108450865 gene encoding uncharacterized protein LOC108450865, whose amino-acid sequence MAIKLDLEKAYDKISWELISASLSAVEIPLFLWRVIMSTISMSTMQILWNGVPTQKFKPVRGIRQGCSFSPYLFVLCMDWLSHLIHTEMEVGNWDPIRLSRAGPEISHLFFADDLVIFCKAQKEIAKLDARRLSFAGRVTLAQSVLLSIPNYFMQSLMIPKGVCANIERLVRQFIWGCTKGQSKMALVGWDSICQPRARGGLGFRHLNDKNWSFLMKIGFSLVSKCEVFWVRVLRSKYGWKDQLSDSIKVISRITSIPPPHPDSGPDRVVWAWSVSGAFSVRSTYWALKEDTWNTQEEHWKIS is encoded by the exons ATGGCCATTAAGCTGGATTTGGAGAAGGCTTATGATAAAATTAGTTGGGAGCTTATTAGTGCGTCTCTTTCGGCAGTTGAAATTCCTTTGTTTTTATGGAGGGTGATTATGTCAACCATTTCTATGTCCACCATGCAAATCCTTTGGAATGGAGTTCCAACACAAAAATTCAAACCTGTTAGGGGTATCCGTCAGGGATGTTCTTTTTCGCCCTACCTTTTTGTGCTTTGCATGGATTGGTTGAGCCATCTTATTCATACTGAAATGGAAGTTGGCAATTGGGATCCAATACGACTCTCCCGGGCTGGACCTGAGATTTCTCATTTGTTCTTCGCTGACGATTTGGTGATTTTTTGCAAAGCTCAG AAAGAAATTGCAAAGTTGGATGCTAGGAGGTTATCTTTTGCTGGTAGAGTCACTTTAGCTCAATCGGTACTTCTCTCCATTCCTAACTACTTTATGCAATCGTTAATGATTCCGAAAGGTGTTTGCGCTAATATAGAAAGACTGGTTAGGCAGTTTATCTGGGGTTGCACTAAGGGGCAATCTAAAATGGCCTTAGTGGGATGGGATTCTATTTGTCAGCCACGGGCTCGGGGTGGTCTTGGCTTTAGACATTTGAATGACAAAAACTGGTCATTCCTGATGAAGATTGGGTTTAGCCTTGTGTCTAAATGTGAGGTGTTTTGGGTGCGCGTTctccgatccaaatatggttggAAAGATCAGCTTTCTGACTCTATCA AAGTGATTAGCCGAATCACTAGTATTCCTCCTCCACATCCGGATTCTGGACCTGATAGAGTTGTATGGGCTTGGTCAGTGTCAGGAGCTTTCTCAGTTCGCAGTACTTACTGGGCATTGAAAGAAGATACGTGGAACACTCAAGAGGAGCATTGGAAGATCTCTTAG
- the LOC108450866 gene encoding uncharacterized protein LOC108450866 — translation MEDSDSGPAKTKNISWTATEVVKASSCWARQYESLHGGYKNNSQNSKSINNLEGSWVYLSTDGAVSRDSGYAATGGLALDHEGNWIVGFNRFLGVCSPFEAEVWGILDGILILLSKGFRRIIILTDNLEVAQNLSTLNLEYLGIAVLRRTQRVMQSEGEWKIEYISRNLNSVADHLAKLSLNWKSNLQIIVEALKEILDLLQADKASGYFM, via the exons ATGGAAGATAGTGATTCTGGACCAGCTAAAACAAAG AACATTTCCTGGACAGCAACCGAAGTAGTGAAAGCCTCTAGTTGTTGGGCCCGTCAATATGAATCACTTCATGGTGGCTATAAGAATAATTCTCAGAATTCGAAATCCATTAATAATTTAGAAGGAAGCTGGGTGTACTTGTCCACTGATGGAGCAGTGAGCAGAGATTCTGGGTATGCTGCTACAGGGGGGTTAGCTCTAGATCATGAAGGAAATTGGATTGTGGGTTTCAATCGTTTTTTAGGTGTTTGCTCTCCGTTTGAGGCTGAAGTGTGGGGTATCCTGGATGGAATCCTTATTTTGTTAAGTAAAGGATTCAGACGGATCATCATTCTGACTGATAACCTTGAAGTCGCTCAAAATTTGTCTACTTTAAATTTGGAATACTTAGGGATTGCGGTCCTTCGAAGAACTCAGCGCGTCATGCAATCAGAAGGGGAGTGGAAGATCGAGTACATTTCAAGAAATCTGAATTCGGTAGCTGATCACCTTGCTAAACTTAGTTTGAATTGGAAGTCCAATCTTCAAATAATTGTTGAGGCTCTTAAGGAAATTTTAGATTTACTTCAAGCTGATAAAGCTAGTGGCTATTTCATGTAG
- the LOC108452032 gene encoding probable isoaspartyl peptidase/L-asparaginase 2, producing the protein MGAWAIAVHGGAGVDPNLPKERQEEAKRLLTRCLDIGISALRSNLSAIDVVELVVRELETDPLFNSGRGSALTENGTVEMEASIMDGPKRRCGAVSGLTTVKNPVSLARLVMEKSPHSYLAFSGAEEFAKKQGVEMVDNEYFITEDNVGMLKLAKEANSILFDYRIPAVGTCGASAAMDSPLQMNGLPISVYAPETVGCVVVDKQGRCAAATSTGGLMNKMSGRIGDSPLIGSGTYASELCGVSCTGEGEAIIRSTLAREVSAVMEYKRLNLHEAVDYVIKNKLDEGKAGLIAVSKDGEVACGFNTTGMFRGCATEDGFMEVGVW; encoded by the exons ATGGGAGCCTGGGCAATCGCAGTGCATGGCGGTGCTGGTGTCGACCCTAATCTCCCTAAAGAAAGACAAGAGGAGGCTAAAAGACTCCTCACTCGTTGCCTTGATATTGGAATCTCTGCTCTCCGCTCTAACCTCTCCGCCATTGACGTTGTTGAGCTTGTC GTGAGAGAATTGGAAACCGATCCTCTGTTTAACTCCGGGCGTGGATCTGCCCTTACGGAGAATGGAACGGTGGAAATGGAAGCCAGTATTATGGATGGTCCGAAAAGGCGTTGCGGTGCCGTTTCCGGGTTAACCACCGTTAAGAACCCAGTTTCCCTTGCCCGACTTGTAATGGAAAAATCACCACATTCGTATCTGGCCTTTTCAGGTGCCGAAGAGTTTGCCAAGAAACAG GGCGTAGAGATGGTGGACAATGAATACTTTATTACCGAAGATAATGTCGGGATGCTCAAGTTGGCAAAAGAGGCCAACTCTATCCTG TTTGATTATCGTATCCCAGCTGTTGGCACCTGTGGAGCCAGTGCCGCCATGGACAGCCCTTTGCAGATGAATGGTCTGCCAATCAGTGTCTACGCTCCGGAGACAGTCGGATGCGTGGTGGTTGACAAGCAAGGCCGATGTGCTGCCGCCACCTCCACAGGTGGGCTCATGAACAAGATGAGTGGAAGGATCGGTGACTCACCACTAATAGGATCGGGGACCTACGCATCTGAGTTATGCGGAGTGTCGTGCACCGGCGAAGGGGAAGCAATCATCCGGAGCACACTGGCGAGGGAAGTGTCTGCAGTGATGGAATACAAAAGGTTGAATCTGCATGAGGCGGTGGATTATGTGATAAAGAATAAGTTAGATGAAGGCAAAGCGGGGCTGATCGCGGTGTCCAAGGACGGTGAAGTGGCATGTGGGTTTAACACCACCGGGATGTTTAGGGGCTGTGCCACTGAGGATGGGTTCATGGAGGTGGGTGTCTGGTGA